The Streptomyces luteogriseus genome includes a window with the following:
- a CDS encoding class I SAM-dependent methyltransferase, which produces MTMQNSAAEADRALKSKHRAMWAQGDYPSLAAEVIPELGAILAEACGVRSGLRVLDVGAGSGNAAIPAALTGADVVASDLTPELFEAGRRVAEKQGARLTWQEADAEALPYGDAEFDTVLSCVGVMFAPHHQQAADELVRVCRPGGTIGLLSWTPQGFIGRMFAAMKPYAPPPPPGAQPPPLWGDEDHVRALLGDRVTDVSAERRTVRVDRFETPEMFRDYFKERYGPTISVYKNIAGEPERTAALDGALVDLVRDGDQGTGSGRTVLEWEYLLFTARRAG; this is translated from the coding sequence ATGACGATGCAGAACAGCGCGGCCGAGGCCGACCGTGCCCTGAAGTCCAAGCACCGGGCGATGTGGGCCCAGGGCGACTACCCGTCCCTGGCCGCCGAGGTCATCCCCGAGCTGGGAGCGATCCTGGCCGAGGCGTGCGGGGTGCGCTCCGGCCTACGGGTGCTGGACGTGGGCGCCGGCTCCGGAAACGCCGCGATCCCGGCGGCCCTGACCGGGGCGGACGTGGTGGCCTCCGACCTCACCCCCGAGCTGTTCGAGGCGGGCCGGCGGGTGGCCGAGAAGCAGGGCGCCCGCCTCACCTGGCAGGAGGCCGACGCCGAGGCCCTGCCCTACGGGGACGCCGAGTTCGACACCGTGCTGTCCTGCGTCGGCGTCATGTTCGCCCCGCACCACCAGCAGGCCGCCGACGAACTCGTGCGGGTCTGCCGCCCCGGCGGCACCATCGGGCTGCTCAGCTGGACGCCCCAGGGCTTCATCGGCCGGATGTTCGCCGCCATGAAGCCGTACGCGCCACCGCCCCCGCCCGGCGCCCAGCCGCCCCCGCTGTGGGGGGACGAGGACCACGTCCGCGCCCTCCTCGGCGACCGGGTCACGGACGTCAGCGCCGAACGCCGCACGGTCCGGGTGGACCGCTTCGAGACGCCGGAGATGTTCCGCGACTACTTCAAGGAGCGCTACGGCCCGACCATCAGCGTCTACAAGAACATCGCCGGCGAGCCCGAACGCACCGCCGCCCTGGACGGCGCCCTGGTGGACCTCGTCCGCGACGGCGACCAGGGCACGGGCTCCGGCAGGACCGTCCTGGAGTGGGAGTACCTGCTGTTCACCGCCCGCCGGGCGGGCTGA